A stretch of the Homalodisca vitripennis isolate AUS2020 unplaced genomic scaffold, UT_GWSS_2.1 ScUCBcl_13611;HRSCAF=23916, whole genome shotgun sequence genome encodes the following:
- the LOC124375122 gene encoding uncharacterized protein LOC124375122, with translation MRVQLVNTMGLDEAGVDGGGVFREFLSELLKTAFDPNRGFFRLTKDNLLYPNPHVHLLHQNFLNHYYFIGRMLGKALYENLLVELPLAEFFMSKVIGRHSDVDMHHLASLIPSCIGTCCTSRTTREMSLNWAWISLLSMTNWVKLRWVNWSQGRFQSNELYRLQGLLGVRMSYLFATSAVKTAPQTKLCSEGEDRRPNSDTGSGTAGAKECSRSLQQTPETIDMEVAELDPPFCIQQRRCGGLIAYPLPQRV, from the exons ATGAGAGTGCAGCTGGTGAACACCATGGGGCTGGACGAGGCGGGAGTAGATGGAGGTGGAGTGTTCAGGGAGTTCCTGTCGGAGCTACTCAAGACCGCCTTCGATCCCAACCGGGGTTTCTTCCGACTCACCAAGGACAACCTGCTGTATCCAAACCCTCATGTACATCTACTGCACCAGAACTTCCTCAACCATTACTACTTCATCGGGCGGATGCTCGGCAAG GCTCTGTACGAGAACTTGCTGGTGGAGTTACCACTGGCAGAATTTTTCATGTCCAAGGTGATTGGGAGACACTCGGATGTGGACATGCACCACCTGGCGTCTCTGATCCCGTCATGTATCGGAACCTGCTGTACCTCAAGAACTACGAGGGAGATGTCACTGAACTGGGCCTGGATTTCACTGTTGTCCATGACGAACTGGGTGAAACTAAG GTGGGTCAACTGGTCACAGGGGAGATTCCAGAGCAATGAGCTTTACAGACTACAGGGCCTGCTAGGAGTGCGTATGAGCTACCTCTTTGCCACTTCTGCAGTGAAAACGGCCCCCCAGACCAAGCTGTGTAGTGAGGGTGAG GATCGCAGGCCCAACTCAGACACAGGATCAGGCACTGCCGGCGCAAAGGAATGTTCACGTAGTTTACAACAAACTCCGGAAACTATAGATATGGAGGTGGCG